The Aphis gossypii isolate Hap1 chromosome 3, ASM2018417v2, whole genome shotgun sequence genome includes a region encoding these proteins:
- the LOC114125441 gene encoding zinc finger CCCH domain-containing protein 10-like isoform X4, protein MKGKKDQESETNDNVCRDFMRNVCNRGKSCKFFHPPVEEDKRKYVFCHDFQNGKCSRHDCRFIHCSREDEEYYNRTGRMAPEVLRTIEITGAPPSDDIPICKDYLKGNCHRSQAHCKFRHVDQPLDVPVRGPNGPFNSPQPAMPPNFGNELFRRRFDFDEEPDPKRRRYEFDNRMPLGRPFPNRDMDFSAPPGPVHQQPYWLLQDEVEMLRKRVAELKKRNEELQATNEFLLEQNAQLRINEQAPLRSTQQMVSAIRTVTTVPVSLAAVAAAGTPVSIATVSMAPIQIPPVVSGSGPPPLPQPTNSQPLVSYPIGRSTSAQHYIQPLNN, encoded by the exons ATGAAGGGGAAAAAGGATCAGGAATCAGAAACAAATGACAATGTATGTCGTGATTTCATGCGCAATGTGTGCAATAGAGGCAAATCTTGCAAATTTTTTCATCCTCCTGTCGAAGAGGATAAGcgcaaatatgtattttgccATGACTTTCAAAATGGCAAGTGTAGTCGACATGACTGCCGTTTCATTCATTGTTCTCGAGAGGATGAGGAGTATTATAATCGGACCGGACGTATGGCACCAGAAGTGTTGAGAACAATTGAAATAACTGGTGCGCCTCCTTCTGatgatatacctatttgtaaagattatttaaaaggCAATTGCCATCGTAGCCAAGCTCATTGTAAATTTCGTCATGTAGATCAACCACTTGATGTACCTGTTAGAGGTCCTAATGGTCCTTTCAATTCACCCCAGCCAGCGATGCCACCTAACTTCGGTAATGAGTTGTTCCGCAGACGCTTTGATTTTGATGAAGAGCCCGATCCCAAGCGTAGGCGCTACGAATTTGACAACAGAATGCCGCTAGGGCGCCCATTCCCCAATCGCGACATGGACTTTTCCGCGCCACCTGGGCCTGTGCATCAACAGCCTTATTGGCTGTTGCAAGATGAGGTGGAAATGTTGCGCAAGCGTGTGGCTGAGTTGAAAAAGCGCAATGAGGAATTGCAAGCGACTAACGAATTTTTGTTGGAGCAAAATGCACAGCTGCGCATAAATGAACAAGCGCCCCTACGCAGCACCCAGCAAATGGTGAGCGCTATACGCACCGTGACCACAGTCCCAGTCAGCTTGGCGGCGGTGGCTGCGGCCGGCACACCCGTGTCCATAGCTACCGTCTCCATGGCTCCAATTCAGATACCACCTGTTGTATCTGGATCTGGCCCGCCGCCCCTGCCGCAGCCAACTAACTCGCAGCCTTTGGTATCTTATCCTATTGGCAGATCGACATCGGCCCAACACTATATCCAACC TCTGAACAATTGA
- the LOC114125441 gene encoding zinc finger CCCH domain-containing protein 10-like isoform X6, with product MLKLQILSGMKGKKDQESETNDNVCRDFMRNVCNRGKSCKFFHPPVEEDKRKYVFCHDFQNGKCSRHDCRFIHCSREDEEYYNRTGRMAPEVLRTIEITDQPLDVPVRGPNGPFNSPQPAMPPNFGNELFRRRFDFDEEPDPKRRRYEFDNRMPLGRPFPNRDMDFSAPPGPVHQQPYWLLQDEVEMLRKRVAELKKRNEELQATNEFLLEQNAQLRINEQAPLRSTQQMVSAIRTVTTVPVSLAAVAAAGTPVSIATVSMAPIQIPPVVSGSGPPPLPQPTNSQPLVSYPIGRSTSAQHYIQPLNN from the exons ATGCTTAAACTTCAAATACTTTCtg GGATGAAGGGGAAAAAGGATCAGGAATCAGAAACAAATGACAATGTATGTCGTGATTTCATGCGCAATGTGTGCAATAGAGGCAAATCTTGCAAATTTTTTCATCCTCCTGTCGAAGAGGATAAGcgcaaatatgtattttgccATGACTTTCAAAATGGCAAGTGTAGTCGACATGACTGCCGTTTCATTCATTGTTCTCGAGAGGATGAGGAGTATTATAATCGGACCGGACGTATGGCACCAGAAGTGTTGAGAACAATTGAAATAACTG ATCAACCACTTGATGTACCTGTTAGAGGTCCTAATGGTCCTTTCAATTCACCCCAGCCAGCGATGCCACCTAACTTCGGTAATGAGTTGTTCCGCAGACGCTTTGATTTTGATGAAGAGCCCGATCCCAAGCGTAGGCGCTACGAATTTGACAACAGAATGCCGCTAGGGCGCCCATTCCCCAATCGCGACATGGACTTTTCCGCGCCACCTGGGCCTGTGCATCAACAGCCTTATTGGCTGTTGCAAGATGAGGTGGAAATGTTGCGCAAGCGTGTGGCTGAGTTGAAAAAGCGCAATGAGGAATTGCAAGCGACTAACGAATTTTTGTTGGAGCAAAATGCACAGCTGCGCATAAATGAACAAGCGCCCCTACGCAGCACCCAGCAAATGGTGAGCGCTATACGCACCGTGACCACAGTCCCAGTCAGCTTGGCGGCGGTGGCTGCGGCCGGCACACCCGTGTCCATAGCTACCGTCTCCATGGCTCCAATTCAGATACCACCTGTTGTATCTGGATCTGGCCCGCCGCCCCTGCCGCAGCCAACTAACTCGCAGCCTTTGGTATCTTATCCTATTGGCAGATCGACATCGGCCCAACACTATATCCAACC TCTGAACAATTGA
- the LOC114125441 gene encoding zinc finger CCCH domain-containing protein 10-like isoform X2, protein MLKLQILSGMKGKKDQESETNDNVCRDFMRNVCNRGKSCKFFHPPVEEDKRKYVFCHDFQNGKCSRHDCRFIHCSREDEEYYNRTGRMAPEVLRTIEITGAPPSDDIPICKDYLKGNCHRSQAHCKFRHVDQPLDVPVRGPNGPFNSPQPAMPPNFGNELFRRRFDFDEEPDPKRRRYEFDNRMPLGRPFPNRDMDFSAPPGPVHQQPYWLLQDEVEMLRKRVAELKKRNEELQATNEFLLEQNAQLRINEQAPLRSTQQMVSAIRTVTTVPVSLAAVAAAGTPVSIATVSMAPIQIPPVVSGSGPPPLPQPTNSQPLVSYPIGRSTSAQHYIQPL, encoded by the exons ATGCTTAAACTTCAAATACTTTCtg GGATGAAGGGGAAAAAGGATCAGGAATCAGAAACAAATGACAATGTATGTCGTGATTTCATGCGCAATGTGTGCAATAGAGGCAAATCTTGCAAATTTTTTCATCCTCCTGTCGAAGAGGATAAGcgcaaatatgtattttgccATGACTTTCAAAATGGCAAGTGTAGTCGACATGACTGCCGTTTCATTCATTGTTCTCGAGAGGATGAGGAGTATTATAATCGGACCGGACGTATGGCACCAGAAGTGTTGAGAACAATTGAAATAACTGGTGCGCCTCCTTCTGatgatatacctatttgtaaagattatttaaaaggCAATTGCCATCGTAGCCAAGCTCATTGTAAATTTCGTCATGTAGATCAACCACTTGATGTACCTGTTAGAGGTCCTAATGGTCCTTTCAATTCACCCCAGCCAGCGATGCCACCTAACTTCGGTAATGAGTTGTTCCGCAGACGCTTTGATTTTGATGAAGAGCCCGATCCCAAGCGTAGGCGCTACGAATTTGACAACAGAATGCCGCTAGGGCGCCCATTCCCCAATCGCGACATGGACTTTTCCGCGCCACCTGGGCCTGTGCATCAACAGCCTTATTGGCTGTTGCAAGATGAGGTGGAAATGTTGCGCAAGCGTGTGGCTGAGTTGAAAAAGCGCAATGAGGAATTGCAAGCGACTAACGAATTTTTGTTGGAGCAAAATGCACAGCTGCGCATAAATGAACAAGCGCCCCTACGCAGCACCCAGCAAATGGTGAGCGCTATACGCACCGTGACCACAGTCCCAGTCAGCTTGGCGGCGGTGGCTGCGGCCGGCACACCCGTGTCCATAGCTACCGTCTCCATGGCTCCAATTCAGATACCACCTGTTGTATCTGGATCTGGCCCGCCGCCCCTGCCGCAGCCAACTAACTCGCAGCCTTTGGTATCTTATCCTATTGGCAGATCGACATCGGCCCAACACTATATCCAACC TTTATGA
- the LOC126551358 gene encoding uncharacterized protein LOC126551358, which yields MNSEHTDEPIENGEEKFRVDFFNSMIDGILHDIKWRFKSLNEYFEYFGFIYDMNILRSISKEDIYKHCCDLGTVLQEGEKSDIQSFELYEELQLIISSLPDFIEDAKQLIKYIIENNLQEIYPNVYITVRIMLTIPVSTASAERSFSKLKIIKNYLRNTMTQERLSALAVLSIETKIANNLNYEDILKTFSEAKS from the coding sequence aTGAACAGTGAACACACTGATGAACCTATAGAGAATGGTGAAGAAAAGTTTAGAGTTGACTTTTTTAACAGCATGATTGATGGAATTCTACATGACATTAAATGGAgatttaaatcattgaatgaatactttgaatattttggttttatttatgatatgaatattttaagatcCATTTCCAAAGAAGATATTTATAAGCATTGTTGTGATTTAGGTACAGTTCTTCAAGAGGGTGAAAAGAGCGACATTCAATCATTTGAATTATACGAAGAATTACAACTCATAATTTCAAGTCTACCAGACTTTATTGAGGATGCAAAACAACTcatcaaatacataatagaaaataatttacaagaaatatatccaaatgtttatataacagTCAGAATTATGCTTACTATTCCTGTCAGTACAGCTTCAGCAGAGAGAAGTTTTTCgaagcttaaaataattaaaaattacctacGAAATACAATGACACAGGAAAGACTCTCAGCATTAGCAGTTTTGTCCATTGAAACGaaaattgcaaataatttaaattacgaagatatacttaaaacatttagtGAAGCAAAAAGCTGA
- the LOC114125441 gene encoding zinc finger CCCH domain-containing protein 10-like isoform X5 produces the protein MLKLQILSGMKGKKDQESETNDNVCRDFMRNVCNRGKSCKFFHPPVEEDKRKYVFCHDFQNGKCSRHDCRFIHCSREDEEYYNRTGRMAPEVLRTIEITGAPPSDDIPIYQPLDVPVRGPNGPFNSPQPAMPPNFGNELFRRRFDFDEEPDPKRRRYEFDNRMPLGRPFPNRDMDFSAPPGPVHQQPYWLLQDEVEMLRKRVAELKKRNEELQATNEFLLEQNAQLRINEQAPLRSTQQMVSAIRTVTTVPVSLAAVAAAGTPVSIATVSMAPIQIPPVVSGSGPPPLPQPTNSQPLVSYPIGRSTSAQHYIQPLNN, from the exons ATGCTTAAACTTCAAATACTTTCtg GGATGAAGGGGAAAAAGGATCAGGAATCAGAAACAAATGACAATGTATGTCGTGATTTCATGCGCAATGTGTGCAATAGAGGCAAATCTTGCAAATTTTTTCATCCTCCTGTCGAAGAGGATAAGcgcaaatatgtattttgccATGACTTTCAAAATGGCAAGTGTAGTCGACATGACTGCCGTTTCATTCATTGTTCTCGAGAGGATGAGGAGTATTATAATCGGACCGGACGTATGGCACCAGAAGTGTTGAGAACAATTGAAATAACTGGTGCGCCTCCTTCTGatgatatacctattt ATCAACCACTTGATGTACCTGTTAGAGGTCCTAATGGTCCTTTCAATTCACCCCAGCCAGCGATGCCACCTAACTTCGGTAATGAGTTGTTCCGCAGACGCTTTGATTTTGATGAAGAGCCCGATCCCAAGCGTAGGCGCTACGAATTTGACAACAGAATGCCGCTAGGGCGCCCATTCCCCAATCGCGACATGGACTTTTCCGCGCCACCTGGGCCTGTGCATCAACAGCCTTATTGGCTGTTGCAAGATGAGGTGGAAATGTTGCGCAAGCGTGTGGCTGAGTTGAAAAAGCGCAATGAGGAATTGCAAGCGACTAACGAATTTTTGTTGGAGCAAAATGCACAGCTGCGCATAAATGAACAAGCGCCCCTACGCAGCACCCAGCAAATGGTGAGCGCTATACGCACCGTGACCACAGTCCCAGTCAGCTTGGCGGCGGTGGCTGCGGCCGGCACACCCGTGTCCATAGCTACCGTCTCCATGGCTCCAATTCAGATACCACCTGTTGTATCTGGATCTGGCCCGCCGCCCCTGCCGCAGCCAACTAACTCGCAGCCTTTGGTATCTTATCCTATTGGCAGATCGACATCGGCCCAACACTATATCCAACC TCTGAACAATTGA
- the LOC114125441 gene encoding zinc finger CCCH domain-containing protein 10-like isoform X1: protein MLKLQILSGMKGKKDQESETNDNVCRDFMRNVCNRGKSCKFFHPPVEEDKRKYVFCHDFQNGKCSRHDCRFIHCSREDEEYYNRTGRMAPEVLRTIEITGAPPSDDIPICKDYLKGNCHRSQAHCKFRHVDQPLDVPVRGPNGPFNSPQPAMPPNFGNELFRRRFDFDEEPDPKRRRYEFDNRMPLGRPFPNRDMDFSAPPGPVHQQPYWLLQDEVEMLRKRVAELKKRNEELQATNEFLLEQNAQLRINEQAPLRSTQQMVSAIRTVTTVPVSLAAVAAAGTPVSIATVSMAPIQIPPVVSGSGPPPLPQPTNSQPLVSYPIGRSTSAQHYIQPLNN from the exons ATGCTTAAACTTCAAATACTTTCtg GGATGAAGGGGAAAAAGGATCAGGAATCAGAAACAAATGACAATGTATGTCGTGATTTCATGCGCAATGTGTGCAATAGAGGCAAATCTTGCAAATTTTTTCATCCTCCTGTCGAAGAGGATAAGcgcaaatatgtattttgccATGACTTTCAAAATGGCAAGTGTAGTCGACATGACTGCCGTTTCATTCATTGTTCTCGAGAGGATGAGGAGTATTATAATCGGACCGGACGTATGGCACCAGAAGTGTTGAGAACAATTGAAATAACTGGTGCGCCTCCTTCTGatgatatacctatttgtaaagattatttaaaaggCAATTGCCATCGTAGCCAAGCTCATTGTAAATTTCGTCATGTAGATCAACCACTTGATGTACCTGTTAGAGGTCCTAATGGTCCTTTCAATTCACCCCAGCCAGCGATGCCACCTAACTTCGGTAATGAGTTGTTCCGCAGACGCTTTGATTTTGATGAAGAGCCCGATCCCAAGCGTAGGCGCTACGAATTTGACAACAGAATGCCGCTAGGGCGCCCATTCCCCAATCGCGACATGGACTTTTCCGCGCCACCTGGGCCTGTGCATCAACAGCCTTATTGGCTGTTGCAAGATGAGGTGGAAATGTTGCGCAAGCGTGTGGCTGAGTTGAAAAAGCGCAATGAGGAATTGCAAGCGACTAACGAATTTTTGTTGGAGCAAAATGCACAGCTGCGCATAAATGAACAAGCGCCCCTACGCAGCACCCAGCAAATGGTGAGCGCTATACGCACCGTGACCACAGTCCCAGTCAGCTTGGCGGCGGTGGCTGCGGCCGGCACACCCGTGTCCATAGCTACCGTCTCCATGGCTCCAATTCAGATACCACCTGTTGTATCTGGATCTGGCCCGCCGCCCCTGCCGCAGCCAACTAACTCGCAGCCTTTGGTATCTTATCCTATTGGCAGATCGACATCGGCCCAACACTATATCCAACC TCTGAACAATTGA
- the LOC114125441 gene encoding zinc finger CCCH domain-containing protein 10-like isoform X7, with the protein MLKLQILSGMKGKKDQESETNDNVCRDFMRNVCNRGKSCKFFHPPVEEDKRKYVFCHDFQNGKCSRHDCRFIHCSREDEEYYNRTGRMAPEVLRTIEITGAPPSDDIPICKDYLKGNCHRSQAHCKFRHVDQPLDVPVRGPNGPFNSPQPAMPPNFGNELFRRRFDFDEEPDPKRRRYEFDNRMPLGRPFPNRDMDFSAPPGPVHQQPYWLLQDEVEMLRKRVAELKKRNEELQATNEFLLEQNAQLRINEQAPLRSTQQMFMNRENGNVANKNFTLTKQRMYNLCYNNRM; encoded by the exons ATGCTTAAACTTCAAATACTTTCtg GGATGAAGGGGAAAAAGGATCAGGAATCAGAAACAAATGACAATGTATGTCGTGATTTCATGCGCAATGTGTGCAATAGAGGCAAATCTTGCAAATTTTTTCATCCTCCTGTCGAAGAGGATAAGcgcaaatatgtattttgccATGACTTTCAAAATGGCAAGTGTAGTCGACATGACTGCCGTTTCATTCATTGTTCTCGAGAGGATGAGGAGTATTATAATCGGACCGGACGTATGGCACCAGAAGTGTTGAGAACAATTGAAATAACTGGTGCGCCTCCTTCTGatgatatacctatttgtaaagattatttaaaaggCAATTGCCATCGTAGCCAAGCTCATTGTAAATTTCGTCATGTAGATCAACCACTTGATGTACCTGTTAGAGGTCCTAATGGTCCTTTCAATTCACCCCAGCCAGCGATGCCACCTAACTTCGGTAATGAGTTGTTCCGCAGACGCTTTGATTTTGATGAAGAGCCCGATCCCAAGCGTAGGCGCTACGAATTTGACAACAGAATGCCGCTAGGGCGCCCATTCCCCAATCGCGACATGGACTTTTCCGCGCCACCTGGGCCTGTGCATCAACAGCCTTATTGGCTGTTGCAAGATGAGGTGGAAATGTTGCGCAAGCGTGTGGCTGAGTTGAAAAAGCGCAATGAGGAATTGCAAGCGACTAACGAATTTTTGTTGGAGCAAAATGCACAGCTGCGCATAAATGAACAAGCGCCCCTACGCAGCACCCAGCAAATG TTTATGAACAGAGAAAATGGAAACGTTGCTAATAAGAATTTTACATTAACAAAACAAAGaatgtacaatttatgttacaataatagaatgtaa
- the LOC114125441 gene encoding zinc finger CCCH domain-containing protein 10-like isoform X3, giving the protein MLKLQILSGMKGKKDQESETNDNVCRDFMRNVCNRGKSCKFFHPPVEEDKRKYVFCHDFQNGKCSRHDCRFIHCSREDEEYYNRTGRMAPEVLRTIEITGAPPSDDIPICKDYLKGNCHRSQAHCKFRHVDQPLDVPVRGPNGPFNSPQPAMPPNFGNELFRRRFDFDEEPDPKRRRYEFDNRMPLGRPFPNRDMDFSAPPGPVHQQPYWLLQDEVEMLRKRVAELKKRNEELQATNEFLLEQNAQLRINEQAPLRSTQQMVSAIRTVTTVPVSLAAVAAAGTPVSIATVSMAPIQIPPVVSGSGPPPLPQPTNSQPLVSYPIGRSTSAQHYIQP; this is encoded by the exons ATGCTTAAACTTCAAATACTTTCtg GGATGAAGGGGAAAAAGGATCAGGAATCAGAAACAAATGACAATGTATGTCGTGATTTCATGCGCAATGTGTGCAATAGAGGCAAATCTTGCAAATTTTTTCATCCTCCTGTCGAAGAGGATAAGcgcaaatatgtattttgccATGACTTTCAAAATGGCAAGTGTAGTCGACATGACTGCCGTTTCATTCATTGTTCTCGAGAGGATGAGGAGTATTATAATCGGACCGGACGTATGGCACCAGAAGTGTTGAGAACAATTGAAATAACTGGTGCGCCTCCTTCTGatgatatacctatttgtaaagattatttaaaaggCAATTGCCATCGTAGCCAAGCTCATTGTAAATTTCGTCATGTAGATCAACCACTTGATGTACCTGTTAGAGGTCCTAATGGTCCTTTCAATTCACCCCAGCCAGCGATGCCACCTAACTTCGGTAATGAGTTGTTCCGCAGACGCTTTGATTTTGATGAAGAGCCCGATCCCAAGCGTAGGCGCTACGAATTTGACAACAGAATGCCGCTAGGGCGCCCATTCCCCAATCGCGACATGGACTTTTCCGCGCCACCTGGGCCTGTGCATCAACAGCCTTATTGGCTGTTGCAAGATGAGGTGGAAATGTTGCGCAAGCGTGTGGCTGAGTTGAAAAAGCGCAATGAGGAATTGCAAGCGACTAACGAATTTTTGTTGGAGCAAAATGCACAGCTGCGCATAAATGAACAAGCGCCCCTACGCAGCACCCAGCAAATGGTGAGCGCTATACGCACCGTGACCACAGTCCCAGTCAGCTTGGCGGCGGTGGCTGCGGCCGGCACACCCGTGTCCATAGCTACCGTCTCCATGGCTCCAATTCAGATACCACCTGTTGTATCTGGATCTGGCCCGCCGCCCCTGCCGCAGCCAACTAACTCGCAGCCTTTGGTATCTTATCCTATTGGCAGATCGACATCGGCCCAACACTATATCCAACCGTAG